The following proteins come from a genomic window of Crassostrea angulata isolate pt1a10 chromosome 1, ASM2561291v2, whole genome shotgun sequence:
- the LOC128184313 gene encoding beta-1,3-galactosyltransferase brn-like codes for MRISLKSWDRHIVKFLRRKIVFILFLFIFFLAAFTTLGTTIVQQHSYNRRPVEGILPQIFPNEEIIEFRFYSYETEYRYPPINVDFRQKIDNNNLDLPVVNPHPFKYILKADHICHQAQNASLIIVVKSAAPHFELRNVLRNTWIPKAKANNFAVVFALGYNKLVQQQVLQENAKNRDIIQEDFTDSYLNNTYKTIMSFNWVVEHCSHIEHVYFDDDDMFLHIDNLASYLKVQQNETDKNLFSGSMAIKGKPVRNPSSKWYISWEQYPFDYWPPYVGGSSMIAHMAIIKDMQKIFPYVLPLNFDDVYLGIILRKLHVKPTNNTHFDNTYLRNFDKLHSLIANHGFDDPRLYNSTFYKIFPEV; via the coding sequence ATGAGGATTTCGCTGAAGTCATGGGACAGACACATAGTCAAGTTCTTGAGGCGAAAAATTGTCTTCATCCTGTTCCTGTTCATATTCTTCCTAGCAGCATTTACAACACTTGGAACTACAATTGTCCAGCAACACAGTTACAACCGGAGACCGGTCGAGGGCATATTGCCTCAAATATTTCCTAATGAAGAAATTATCGAGTTTCGGTTTTATTCCTACGAAACGGAATATCGATATCCGCCGATAAATGTAGATTTCAGACAGAAAATAGATAACAATAACTTGGACCTGCCAGTTGTGAATCCACATCCGTTTAAGTACATTCTAAAAGCTGATCACATTTGCCACCAAGCACAAAATGCTAGTCTCATCATTGTAGTCAAGTCGGCCGCACCTCATTTTGAATTGCGAAATGTTCTACGAAACACTTGGATACCAAAGGCAAAGGCCAACAACTTCGCTGTGGTGTTCGCTCTGGGATATAACAAACTGGTGCAGCAGCAGGTGTTACAAGAGAATGCAAAGAATCGTGATATTATACAGGAGGACTTCACTGACTCTTATCTTAACAACACGTACAAAACTATTATGTCCTTCAATTGGGTGGTCGAACATTGCAGTCATATCGAACACGTGTATTTTGATGACGATGACATGTTTCTTCATATTGATAACCTAGCAAGTTACCTTAAAGtacaacaaaatgaaactgATAAGAATTTATTCTCAGGATCTATGGCGATCAAGGGAAAACCAGTTCGTAACCCCAGCTCAAAATGGTACATCTCATGGGAGCAATATCCCTTTGACTATTGGCCACCGTACGTCGGCGGAAGTTCCATGATAGCTCACATGGCTATCATTAAGGATATGCAGAAAATATTCCCGTATGTACTACCATTGAACTTTGATGACGTTTATCTTGGAATCATTCTTCGCAAACTTCACGTGAAACCTACAAATAATACTCATTTTGACAACACTTATTTGAGAAATTTTGATAAGCTTCACTCTTTGATAGCAAATCATGGATTTGATGATCCACGTCTGTATAACTCAACATTCTACAAAATTTTCCCCGAGGTTTAA